One Proteinivorax tanatarense DNA segment encodes these proteins:
- a CDS encoding acyl-CoA dehydratase activase — translation MYTVGIDVGSAAIKIVVYDGETYRYAIEPTGWSPKSNGEKVYKKFLIENNISSSKVKRIIATGYGGRRLDFVDEYKSEITCHGKGCHYLCSDIRGVIDIGGQDSKAILLNEKGKVLDFNLNDKCAAGTGRFLQVTTNALDLDMDQIDCLAKDSSPLSIDNMCAVFAETEVLNLLVQGAKKDEILAGLLKSIALRVGSLAGKANLQGKIAFCGGVAQSQVLRRMVKEYCNLNIITLKNPQITGALGAAVLGFK, via the coding sequence GTGTACACAGTAGGCATTGATGTTGGATCGGCAGCTATTAAAATAGTTGTTTATGATGGGGAAACGTATAGATATGCAATAGAACCTACCGGGTGGTCGCCTAAAAGCAACGGTGAAAAAGTTTATAAAAAGTTTTTAATAGAAAATAACATATCCTCCTCTAAAGTTAAAAGAATAATAGCTACAGGCTATGGTGGAAGAAGGCTTGATTTTGTGGATGAATATAAAAGTGAGATTACTTGTCATGGAAAAGGTTGCCACTATTTATGTTCTGATATAAGAGGTGTTATAGATATAGGTGGACAAGATAGCAAGGCTATTCTTTTAAATGAAAAAGGTAAAGTTCTAGATTTTAACTTGAATGATAAATGTGCAGCAGGTACAGGGAGATTTTTGCAGGTGACTACTAATGCTTTAGACTTAGATATGGATCAAATTGATTGTTTGGCAAAAGACAGCAGCCCACTTAGCATTGATAACATGTGTGCAGTTTTTGCAGAAACTGAGGTTTTAAACCTATTAGTTCAAGGAGCAAAAAAGGATGAAATATTAGCAGGCTTGTTAAAATCTATTGCTTTACGGGTTGGGAGTTTAGCTGGGAAAGCCAATTTGCAGGGTAAAATAGCTTTTTGTGGTGGAGTAGCACAAAGTCAGGTTTTAAGAAGAATGGTGAAAGAGTATTGTAATCTAAACATAATAACGTTAAAAAATCCACAAATCACTGGGGCATTAGGAGCTGCAGTGTTGGGGTTTAAATAA
- a CDS encoding YgiQ family radical SAM protein, translating to MTNEFLPINKEDLLKRNIAQLDFVIISGDAYVDHPSFGAAIIGRVLESQGFSVGIIPQPSWESADDFKLLGKPKYAFLITGGNIDSMVNHYTVSKKRRHDDSYSPGGQGHKRPDRATIVYANRAKEAYKDVPIILGGIEASLRRLAHYDYWDNKVRRSILLDSKADLLVYGMGEKQIVEIAEGLKSGLLIEHLTYIKGTVFKTSDPSSVYQGKFLPSFKDVSSDKSAYAKSFKLQYRNTDPISADTLIEQYNKNTYVVQNPPAPPMTTDELDSIYLLPFTKTCHPIYEKDGGVPAIKEVKFSLVSSRGCFGGCSFCALTFHQGRIIQNRSKEAIVNEAKAMVGMSDFKGYIHDVGGPTANFRKQACQKQTKHGVCTDKQCLYPKPCKNLKASHSDYSELLKELRDIQGVKKVFIRSGIRYDYLLKDTDDTFFKELCEHHVSGQLKVAPEHISPKVLSKMGKPKREVYEKFADKFYKVNRQIGKEQYLVPYLMSSHPGSDLDAAIELAEYLRDIGHTPEQVQDFYPTPGTLSTCMYYTEIDPRTMDEVYVPKAPHEKAMQRALIQYKNPKNYHLVLKALKKANRTDLIGFHKKALIKPRKPVKL from the coding sequence ATGACTAATGAATTTTTACCTATAAATAAAGAAGATTTGTTAAAAAGGAATATAGCCCAGTTAGATTTTGTTATAATCAGTGGTGATGCCTATGTAGATCACCCCTCATTTGGAGCTGCCATTATTGGCAGGGTCCTTGAAAGTCAGGGCTTTTCTGTGGGGATAATCCCCCAGCCCAGCTGGGAGTCAGCCGATGACTTTAAACTTTTAGGCAAACCCAAGTACGCTTTTTTAATTACCGGTGGTAACATTGATTCAATGGTCAATCACTATACCGTTTCAAAAAAACGCAGGCATGATGATAGCTACTCTCCTGGCGGGCAAGGGCACAAGCGGCCGGATAGGGCTACAATCGTCTACGCAAACAGAGCTAAAGAAGCATACAAGGATGTGCCGATAATCTTAGGTGGTATTGAAGCTAGTCTTAGGAGGCTGGCCCATTACGATTATTGGGATAATAAAGTCCGTCGGTCAATTTTGCTAGATTCTAAGGCTGACCTTTTGGTCTATGGTATGGGAGAAAAACAAATTGTTGAAATAGCAGAAGGTTTAAAAAGTGGATTACTTATAGAACACTTAACCTATATTAAGGGAACTGTTTTTAAAACAAGTGATCCTTCTAGTGTATATCAGGGGAAATTCTTACCTTCTTTTAAAGATGTTAGCTCAGACAAAAGCGCCTATGCCAAAAGCTTCAAACTCCAGTATAGAAATACTGACCCTATAAGCGCTGATACACTAATTGAACAGTATAATAAAAATACTTATGTAGTACAAAACCCACCGGCCCCGCCGATGACAACAGATGAGCTAGACAGCATCTATCTCCTCCCCTTTACTAAAACTTGTCATCCTATATATGAGAAGGACGGCGGAGTTCCAGCTATAAAAGAGGTGAAGTTTAGCCTAGTAAGTAGCAGAGGTTGTTTTGGAGGCTGTTCATTTTGCGCCCTCACCTTTCATCAGGGGAGAATCATTCAAAACCGTAGTAAAGAGGCCATAGTTAATGAAGCAAAAGCAATGGTAGGTATGAGCGATTTTAAGGGATATATCCATGATGTGGGCGGTCCCACAGCAAATTTTAGAAAACAAGCGTGTCAAAAACAAACTAAACATGGAGTCTGTACTGACAAGCAGTGCTTATACCCAAAACCTTGTAAAAACCTAAAAGCAAGTCATAGTGATTATAGCGAGCTTTTAAAAGAGCTTAGAGATATTCAGGGTGTTAAAAAGGTGTTTATCCGCTCTGGGATTCGCTATGATTATCTTTTAAAGGACACGGATGATACCTTTTTTAAGGAGTTATGTGAGCACCATGTCAGCGGACAGCTTAAAGTAGCACCAGAACATATTTCACCTAAAGTTTTGAGTAAGATGGGTAAACCCAAGCGAGAAGTTTATGAAAAATTCGCCGATAAATTTTATAAAGTAAATAGGCAAATTGGAAAAGAACAATACTTAGTTCCTTATCTTATGTCAAGTCACCCCGGCTCCGACCTTGATGCAGCAATTGAGTTAGCGGAATATTTAAGAGATATAGGGCATACGCCAGAGCAGGTTCAAGACTTCTACCCCACTCCAGGTACTCTTTCTACATGTATGTATTATACTGAAATTGACCCTCGAACAATGGATGAGGTGTATGTGCCTAAAGCTCCCCACGAAAAAGCGATGCAACGAGCGCTAATTCAGTATAAAAACCCCAAAAATTATCATCTAGTTTTAAAGGCTTTAAAAAAAGCTAACAGAACAGATTTAATTGGTTTTCATAAAAAAGCTTTAATAAAACCTCGGAAGCCAGTTAAGTTATAG
- a CDS encoding cell wall hydrolase — MLIKAKMTAKNSTLLLCYVSIMLITFLSVFGAVYFAQDAIFNSAYGLEKEGKKEQVFSIKHVGPEPTYHKGFTPKFTVTEIELLERIVTAESQGESLEGKIAVVNVILNRVDSENYPGTVEEVIFQRGQFNPTWDGSLERVNDITPKTQEAVGRAIDGQHEVPSDTLFFMNQEIAEDFTVQQTRQYVKTIGNHTFFK, encoded by the coding sequence ATGCTTATAAAGGCAAAAATGACTGCAAAAAATAGTACGCTGTTGTTATGCTATGTATCTATAATGTTAATAACATTTTTATCAGTGTTTGGAGCAGTTTATTTTGCTCAAGATGCTATCTTTAACTCTGCTTATGGTTTAGAAAAAGAAGGTAAAAAAGAGCAAGTGTTTAGCATTAAACATGTGGGGCCGGAGCCTACTTATCACAAAGGGTTTACTCCAAAATTTACTGTAACTGAAATTGAGTTGTTGGAACGGATCGTTACAGCTGAATCTCAGGGAGAGTCTTTAGAGGGTAAAATTGCTGTGGTGAACGTGATTTTAAACAGAGTAGACAGCGAAAACTATCCTGGCACTGTAGAAGAAGTTATATTTCAACGAGGTCAATTTAATCCTACCTGGGATGGTAGTTTAGAGAGAGTTAATGATATTACACCTAAAACACAGGAAGCTGTTGGGCGTGCTATTGATGGCCAACATGAAGTGCCCAGCGATACTTTATTTTTTATGAATCAAGAAATTGCCGAAGATTTTACTGTGCAGCAGACTAGGCAATATGTTAAAACCATTGGTAATCATACGTTTTTTAAATAA
- a CDS encoding ABC-F family ATP-binding cassette domain-containing protein: MITTTNLSLRYGGRVLFKDVNIKFTPGNCYGLIGANGAGKSTFLKIISGEIEPTSGNVSIASNLRLGVLKQNHHEYDQYNVVKTVIMGHKRLIDIMEEKEAYYAKSDFSDEDGIKLAELEAEFAELNGWDAEPNAESILNGLGISSENHNKRMEELNGVEKVKVLLAQALFGNPDILLLDEPTNHLDIEAINWLENFLHNFENTVIVVSHDRHFLNQVCTHITDIDFSKITVFPGNYDFWYESSQLAQKQAKEANQKTEAKMKELQEFVRRFSANASKSKQATSRKKILDNLELEDIKPSSRRYPFVDFKPDREVGNDLLSVKNLSKSVDEEVLLNDISFTVNKGDKIAILGENEIAKTALFDILMENDKQDSGEFKWGVTTSCSYFPNDSSCYFDDCDLTLVDWLRQFSEEKSESFIRGWLGRMLFSGEEALKKADVLSGGEKVRCMLAKMMLSGANVLLFDEPTNHLDLESITALNKALVNYKGTLIFTSHDHEIIKTTANRIIEITPDGIIDKETSYEDYLQWKLNR; encoded by the coding sequence ATGATAACTACAACAAATCTAAGCCTTCGTTATGGCGGAAGGGTTCTTTTTAAAGATGTAAACATAAAGTTTACCCCAGGAAACTGCTATGGGCTTATCGGTGCTAATGGTGCAGGGAAGTCAACATTTCTTAAAATTATATCTGGAGAGATAGAGCCTACAAGCGGAAATGTTAGCATAGCTTCAAACCTACGTCTTGGTGTGCTAAAACAAAACCATCATGAATATGACCAATATAACGTTGTAAAAACAGTTATAATGGGTCATAAAAGGTTGATAGACATTATGGAGGAAAAGGAAGCTTATTATGCTAAGTCAGACTTTTCTGATGAAGATGGCATTAAACTTGCCGAGCTTGAAGCTGAATTTGCTGAACTTAACGGCTGGGATGCGGAACCTAATGCTGAAAGCATACTAAACGGTTTAGGTATTTCAAGTGAAAATCATAACAAAAGAATGGAAGAGCTCAACGGTGTGGAAAAAGTAAAGGTCCTACTTGCGCAAGCACTCTTCGGTAACCCTGACATTCTTCTTCTAGATGAGCCTACTAACCATTTAGACATAGAGGCTATCAATTGGTTGGAAAATTTCCTCCATAACTTTGAAAATACAGTTATAGTAGTGTCCCATGACAGACACTTTTTAAATCAAGTTTGCACCCATATAACTGATATTGACTTTAGTAAAATAACAGTTTTCCCAGGAAATTATGATTTTTGGTATGAATCTAGCCAGCTAGCCCAAAAGCAAGCAAAGGAAGCTAACCAGAAAACAGAAGCTAAAATGAAGGAATTACAGGAGTTTGTTAGACGCTTTAGCGCCAATGCATCTAAGTCAAAGCAAGCTACCTCTAGAAAAAAAATTCTTGATAATTTAGAGCTTGAAGATATAAAACCATCTTCTAGGCGATATCCTTTTGTGGACTTTAAGCCAGATAGAGAGGTTGGTAATGACCTATTATCAGTAAAGAACCTTTCAAAATCTGTGGATGAAGAAGTTCTCTTAAATGATATCAGTTTTACTGTAAACAAGGGTGATAAAATTGCTATCTTGGGTGAAAATGAAATTGCCAAAACTGCCCTGTTTGATATTCTAATGGAGAATGATAAACAAGATTCTGGAGAGTTCAAATGGGGGGTGACCACTTCTTGCTCATATTTTCCTAATGATAGCTCTTGCTATTTTGATGATTGTGATTTAACCTTAGTTGACTGGTTAAGACAGTTTTCAGAGGAGAAATCGGAGTCTTTTATCCGAGGATGGCTAGGTAGGATGCTGTTTTCAGGTGAAGAAGCTCTTAAAAAAGCCGATGTGCTTTCCGGAGGAGAAAAGGTTAGGTGTATGCTTGCCAAAATGATGCTAAGTGGAGCTAACGTTTTGCTTTTTGATGAGCCCACAAACCATTTGGATTTAGAATCAATCACAGCACTTAATAAAGCTTTAGTAAATTATAAAGGAACTTTAATCTTTACTTCCCACGACCATGAAATCATCAAAACTACAGCAAATAGAATAATCGAAATAACCCCCGATGGAATTATAGACAAAGAAACAAGTTATGAGGATTACCTACAATGGAAATTAAACAGATAA
- a CDS encoding double-cubane-cluster-containing anaerobic reductase, protein MRAKTMEYFDSLIAESAIKIKEEKEKGKKVMGYYCVFSPVELIEASGAFSVGLCATKQEPIAEAEKHLPRNLCPLIKSSYGFAITDKCPYFFFADAVMAETTCDGKKKMYELMADIKPMVVLDIPNSSVYRKRKEHWMEEIHRAKDFIKDELGLEVTESSLKEKIKEHNEERKLLMELVELNKFNPTPISGADLLKVLWGRQFKADREEYIAKVKILMEELKEISLKSDKVKGPRVLVTGSPTGVGQEKVINVIENLGGQVVLQEACSGVKGLVDLVDEDKNPYEALAEKYMDIPCSCTSPNTRRFELTNNLVKEYEIDAVVDITLQACHTYNIESYQLKKEVDAPFIQIETDYSESDVEQIKLRVSSLFELINE, encoded by the coding sequence ATGAGAGCAAAAACAATGGAATATTTTGATAGTCTTATTGCAGAAAGTGCTATAAAAATTAAAGAGGAAAAAGAAAAAGGAAAAAAAGTAATGGGGTATTACTGTGTTTTTTCACCTGTAGAGCTAATTGAAGCTTCCGGTGCTTTTAGCGTAGGACTTTGTGCTACGAAGCAAGAGCCAATAGCAGAAGCTGAAAAACATTTACCTCGTAATTTGTGTCCTTTAATAAAATCAAGCTATGGGTTTGCAATTACTGATAAATGCCCATACTTCTTTTTTGCAGATGCTGTTATGGCAGAAACAACCTGTGATGGCAAAAAGAAAATGTATGAGTTAATGGCAGATATAAAGCCTATGGTAGTTCTTGATATTCCTAATTCATCTGTTTATAGAAAAAGAAAAGAACATTGGATGGAAGAGATTCATAGGGCAAAAGATTTTATCAAAGATGAACTAGGTTTAGAAGTGACAGAGAGTAGTTTAAAAGAAAAAATTAAAGAGCATAATGAAGAAAGAAAGCTACTAATGGAACTTGTAGAGTTAAATAAATTTAACCCCACTCCAATATCAGGAGCAGATTTGTTAAAAGTACTATGGGGAAGGCAGTTTAAGGCGGATAGAGAAGAATATATCGCAAAAGTCAAAATCTTAATGGAAGAACTTAAAGAAATATCACTAAAAAGTGATAAAGTTAAGGGACCTAGAGTTTTAGTAACAGGATCTCCTACAGGTGTTGGACAAGAAAAAGTAATAAACGTCATTGAAAACTTAGGAGGTCAAGTGGTGTTGCAGGAAGCTTGTTCTGGAGTAAAAGGGTTAGTAGACTTAGTTGATGAAGATAAGAATCCTTATGAAGCTTTAGCGGAAAAATATATGGACATTCCTTGCTCATGTACCTCTCCAAACACTAGACGTTTTGAATTGACAAATAATCTAGTAAAAGAATACGAAATTGACGCTGTCGTGGATATAACTTTGCAAGCATGTCATACCTACAATATTGAATCTTACCAACTAAAAAAAGAAGTAGATGCACCATTTATTCAAATTGAAACCGATTATAGTGAGTCAGATGTTGAACAGATTAAATTAAGAGTAAGTTCGCTATTTGAGCTTATTAATGAATAA